The Toxorhynchites rutilus septentrionalis strain SRP chromosome 3, ASM2978413v1, whole genome shotgun sequence genome includes a region encoding these proteins:
- the LOC129775170 gene encoding beta-ureidopropionase: MADNNFKSLEDTLEKYIPSEELREVKRILYGRADDNAITFSDEAISLAKEVGADLRGYAFTARKEDLRRPRIVRVGLIQNTVDIPTTAPIHVQRDALHEKISNILKVAACAGVNIICLQEAWTMPFAFCTREKFPWCEFAEDAENGPTTKLMKELAKQYNMVIISPILERDANHNDTIWNTAVVISNNGNYMGKHRKNHIPRVGDFNESTYYFEGDTGHPVFETQFGRIAVNICYGRHHPQNWMMFGLNGAEIVFNPSATIGALSEPLWGIEARNAAIANSYFTVAINRVGTEVFPNEFTSGNGEPAHKDFGPFYGSSYIAAPNGSRTPALSREKDGLLVAEMDLNLCRQVKDFWGFQMTQRLPLYAESLAKAIKPDYKPQIIREN, encoded by the exons ATGGCGGATAATAACTTCAAAAGTCTCGAAGATACGCTGGAGAAATACATCCCATCGGAGGAACTACGAGAGGTCAAGCGGATACTTTACGGACGCGCTGATGA CAATGCCATCACCTTCTCCGATGAAGCCATCTCACTGGCAAAGGAGGTCGGAGCCGACCTCAGGGGATACGCATTCACCGCCCGCAAGGAAGACCTACGTCGTCCGAGAATTGTTCGAGTAGGTTTGATCCAAAATACGGTGGACATCCCAACCACTGCTCCTATTCATGTGCAGCGTGATGCTCTGCATGAAAAAATTTCCAACATTCTAAAGGTGGCGGCTTGCGCAGGAGTGAACATCATTTGTCTGCAGGAGGCTTGGA CGATGCCTTTTGCATTCTGTACTCGAGAGAAATTTCCCTGGTGTGAATTTGCTGAGGATGCTGAGAATGGTCCAACCACCAAATTGATGAAAGAG CTAGCCAAGCAGTACAACATGGTGATCATTTCGCCCATTCTGGAGCGTGATGCGAACCACAACGATACCATCTGGAACACCGCCGTGGTTATCTCGAATAACGGGAACTACATGGGGAAGCATCGGAAGAATCACATTCCACGGGTGGGCGATTTCAACGAATCAACGTATTACTTCGAGGGTGACACCGGGCATCCGGTGTTCGAGACCCAGTTTGGTCGTATTGCGGTGAATATATGCTACGGTCGTCACCACCCCCAGAATTGGATGATGTTCGGTCTGAATGGTGCTGAGATTGTGTTCAATCCGTCGGCGACG ATTGGAGCCCTTAGCGAGCCCCTGTGGGGCATCGAAGCCCGGAATGCCGCAATTGCGAACAGTTATTTCACGGTAGCCATTAACCGAGTGGGAACCGAAGTGTTCCCCAACGAATTCACCTCTGGAAATGGAGAACCGGCGCATAAAGACTTTGGTCCATTCTACGGGTCGTCCTATATTGCCGCTCCGAACGGTTCGCGCACTCCCGCTCTATCCAGAGAGAAAGATGGTTTACTGGTGGCGGAAATGGACTTGAATTTGTGCCGACAAGTGAAGGATTTCTGGGGTTTTCAGATGACTCAACGACTGCCACTATACGCGGAAAGTTTGGCCAAAGCCATCAAGCCCGACTACAAACCACAGATTATCAGAGAGAACTAG